From the Acinetobacter wanghuae genome, one window contains:
- the pilG gene encoding twitching motility response regulator PilG, which translates to MDDKFQNLKVMVIDDSKTIRRTAETLLQREGCEVVTAVDGFEALSKIAESSPDIIFVDIMMPRLDGYQTCALIKNSQNYQNIPVIMLSSKDGLFDQAKGRVVGSDEYLTKPFSKDELLNAIRNHISA; encoded by the coding sequence ATGGACGATAAATTCCAAAATCTAAAAGTCATGGTGATTGATGACTCAAAAACCATTCGTCGTACAGCGGAAACTCTTCTTCAGCGTGAAGGTTGTGAAGTCGTCACTGCAGTGGATGGTTTTGAAGCACTATCAAAAATTGCAGAATCGAGTCCAGATATTATTTTTGTCGATATTATGATGCCACGTTTAGACGGTTATCAAACGTGTGCACTCATCAAAAATTCTCAAAATTACCAAAATATCCCTGTGATTATGCTATCGAGTAAAGACGGTTTATTCGATCAAGCGAAAGGTCGTGTTGTGGGTTCGGATGAATATTTGACTAAACCATTTAGTAAAGATGAATTGCTTAACGCAATCCGTAACCATATTAGTGCTTAA